AAAACCCTGGTTCTGAATCTGGACCTCAAAGGCCTTTTTCAATACTTTCTTAGCCTGCATCAAATTCTTCGGGGTATTGACGGCCACCCGGGCGGAAAAGGTCGTCCCTCCCAACATGGTCATTAGTTCAGCCATCCGGATCGGATACCCTTCCCGGTGGAAATCCCTTCCAAAAGGGGAGGTGGTCGTGGTCTGGCCCAACATGGTGGTCGGAGCCATCTGACCTCCGGTCATACCATAAACCGTATTGTTAACGAAGATAATGGTAATATTTTCCCCGCGGTTGGCGGCGTGGAGTCCTTCGGCAATACCAAGGGCGGCCAGATCCCCATCCCCCTGATAGGTAAAAACAAAATTTTCCGGTCTGG
This Deltaproteobacteria bacterium DNA region includes the following protein-coding sequences:
- a CDS encoding 2-oxoglutarate oxidoreductase, translated to MKQVFKRPKSLKDVPFHFCPGCHHGVIHRLVAECIDLYDLQEKTICAASVGCSVFMYDYFDVDVCESPHGRAAAVATGIKRARPENFVFTYQGDGDLAALGIAEGLHAANRGENITIIFVNNTVYGMTGGQMAPTTMLGQTTTTSPFGRDFHREGYPIRMAELMTMLGGTTFSARVAVNTPKNLMQAKKVLKKAFEVQIQNQGFSFVEFLSSCPTNWKMTPEKANQRVQDEMIPYFPLGIYKDSE